A region of Larus michahellis chromosome 15, bLarMic1.1, whole genome shotgun sequence DNA encodes the following proteins:
- the LOC141751493 gene encoding LOW QUALITY PROTEIN: uncharacterized protein LOC141751493 (The sequence of the model RefSeq protein was modified relative to this genomic sequence to represent the inferred CDS: deleted 1 base in 1 codon), protein MGPELGVPGDTQLGLWPGLQVPVPQQRWRSGGAGSPGLCVASRRPVRHPPRQVPLCGWRSGARGKRWEPVAVTRCNDGLSLCFSACRRGRAQRRARVWLRAVAGTALVPASALTCALCCVVFLVCFSDLIFFFLFAHVFFFFPTISPARPSSMPLLHAPVCKLVGRVGTSPPSPACAGYVFWGERAQFGSTHSGLIHTSVTPSPSSVAGEDELGQHSVAPACSSPGPAQQDQPVVASPLSWWCPHQVPQVLGLLAVVSPAPRAAGGGLSYPFFLPPSWRRPCWLLAPMWWPVVTQSCPCSPLAGPQGAGDGSHTCIITGSPSWPLAAGTSRDMALLGAWRPVRCHPCTGFVTKAWPPPSVPPRQQAAGLSPACAHPCPGLSLVPARSSSSPAPPVTAMLTALTCF, encoded by the exons ATGGGACCAGAGCTGGGGGTGCCTGGAGATACGCAGCTGGGGCTCTGGCCGGGGCTGCAGGTGCCAGTGCCCCAGCAGAGGTGGCGGAGCGGAGGTGCCGGCTCGCCAGGGCTCTGTGTGGCATCAAGACGCCCCGTGAGACACCCACCCCGGCAGGTGCCCTTGTGCGGGTGGCGCAGTGGGGCCAGGGGGAAGCGCTGGGAGCCGGTGGCGGTGACCCGGTGTAACGATGGTCTGAGCCTGTGTTTCAGTGCGTGCCGGCGAGGGAGAGCCCAGCGGCGAGCACGGGTCTGGCTGCGGGCGGTGGCCGGCACTGCCCTGGTTCCTGCCTCGGCGCTGACGTGCGCTctgtgttgtgtggtttttttggtttgtttttctgatttgatt ttttttttcctgtttgctcacgttttctttttctttcccaccatCTCCCCTGCCCGCCCGTCCTCCATGCCTCTACTGCATGCGCCAGTCTGTAAGTTGGTGGGGCGGGTGGGcacctcccccccttcccctgcctgtgcCGGCTACGTATTTTGGGGAGAAAGAGCCCAGTTTGGATCAACTCACTCTGGCCTAATCCACACCTCTGTAACCCCGTCGCCTTCCTCCGTGGCTGGTGAAGATGAGCTTGGGCAGCACAGTGtggcccctgcctgctcctcccctGGGCCTGCCCAGCAGGACCAGCCCGTGGTGGCATCCCCACTGAGCTGGTGGTGTCCCCACCAGGTTCCCCAGGTTCTGGGGCTGCTGGCAgtggtgtccccagcaccccgggcTGCAGGTGGAGGCTTGTCCTACCCCTTCTTCTTGCCTCCCTCCTGGAGGAGACCCTGCTGGCTGCTGGCACCCATGTGGTGGCCTGTGGTCACCCAGTCTTGCCCGTGCTCCCCACTAGCTGGTCCCCAAGGGGccggagatggctcccacacctgCATCATCACTGGGTCCCCCTCCTGGCCCCTTGCAGCTGGGACGAGCCGGGACATGGCACTGCTAGGAGCCTGGAGGCCAGTGAGATGCCATCCATGCACTGGCTTTGTCACCAAAGCATGGCCACCACCATCTGTCCCACCACGCCAGCAGGCTGCTGGCCTGTCTCCTGCCtgtgcccatccctgccctggcCTGTCCCTTGTCCCTGCCAGAAGCTCATCTTCACCAGCCCCTCCCGTCACGGCCATGCTAACAGCACTGACCTGCTTCTAA